Proteins co-encoded in one Prevotella sp. E13-27 genomic window:
- a CDS encoding SusC/RagA family TonB-linked outer membrane protein gives MNIKRTLFTALICLVAQIALAQGVRVSGTLSDNDGPIMMGNVTERDANNRIISATQTDFNGNFSLQVKNKNNKLHFSYVGDKTKVVKIGDQTVFKIKLEPASTVLKEVTVRGKRQNSGGLSIQKKEMTVASQTMNMEQVEGLAFTSADEALQGEIAGLDIVSNSGNLGAGSQMRLRGVTTLSANANPLIVVDDKIFDNPDEDFDYANADEEQYSSLLSVNVEDIASIEVLKDAAATAVWGSRGANGVIKITTKRGSRGKPRINFSYKFTGAWQPDGYKLLNGDEYTMLMKEEFYNPTQRSDRTTNIAELNYDKSWAEFENWNNNTDWVDAVKQFGAMHDFSVNLTGGGQKATFRISAGYKHQTGSIIKQKFQQFTTRMALDYNVSDRIRFITNFALTYTNNDKNLEGKANGTTYESLLSVAQKLAPNMSIYRQDANGNDTEEYYLMNPVKSDPATKSYYTPYDGAYSSYDLRDVRSMGNPIAIANEAWIKDRTYRLTPDFTIKYEILGIEAEKSRLTFNGRVDFDVFAESKPIYIPASINTNDWNAANYNYSQGYEYNSMKIGARAEFVFRPYFRNEDWSAQALLRYEMNTRTNRNQTVHMSHLPNDITSPTVNAYVGTAPGSGNGKSNDQNILFNSHVAYKDGRYNLGFSLRADGNSKFGPKNKWAYFPGLSARYNISEEPFMKWTRKYVSMLGLRASWGIVGKAPDSDYLFYNTYNTSAGTYGKTSNTSVSYATLDGFKLDDLRWEKTNSYNLGFNLGFLDGRYEIDFDYYYKDTRDLLMKNVSVPSFTGFSNFAYSNVGRMTNQGWELNFNAKKFVKIGKFSADFGFNIAQNENLLKEMDETVLQSINGTSWDATKRGTYPVRVQINNSLGSIYGFRYKGVYQYTYEYLQNYRDENKLTTEQYRDWINNFLAGTLPDEWYAARGIQKHPVTAPVVQDANGNVVMNNVGDPQHVVYNYQNGSSTYTFQGGDAIYEDINGDGQINALDIVYLGNSLPKVNGGFNLTLRYGNWSIKGRFNYRFGNKVVNLARMNLENMYTTNNQSATVNYRWRKDGDGYDSPMPRAMYNAAYNWMNSDRYVEDGGFVRFQNLQIAYNFPKKMVKEWGLNNLQAYASINNLYVWTKYSGVDPEVSASGYNPALDNSRTPRSKQFTFTLNVGF, from the coding sequence ATGAATATCAAGAGAACATTATTTACTGCCCTGATATGCTTGGTTGCGCAGATAGCGCTGGCACAGGGCGTGCGCGTGTCGGGTACGTTGTCCGACAACGACGGTCCCATCATGATGGGTAACGTCACGGAGCGCGATGCCAACAACCGTATCATCTCTGCCACACAGACAGACTTCAACGGTAACTTCTCGCTGCAGGTGAAGAACAAGAACAACAAGCTTCACTTCTCATATGTCGGCGATAAGACAAAAGTCGTGAAGATAGGTGATCAGACTGTATTTAAGATAAAGCTCGAACCTGCCAGCACAGTACTGAAGGAGGTGACGGTTAGAGGTAAACGTCAGAACTCAGGTGGACTGTCTATTCAGAAAAAGGAGATGACGGTGGCTTCACAGACCATGAACATGGAACAGGTGGAAGGTCTCGCCTTTACCTCTGCCGATGAGGCGCTGCAAGGTGAGATTGCCGGTCTGGACATTGTGTCCAACTCTGGTAACCTTGGTGCCGGCTCGCAGATGCGTCTGCGTGGTGTCACCACTCTGAGTGCCAATGCCAACCCGCTGATTGTTGTGGATGACAAGATTTTTGATAACCCTGATGAGGACTTCGACTATGCCAATGCTGACGAGGAACAGTATTCGTCACTTCTTTCGGTAAATGTGGAGGATATCGCAAGCATCGAAGTGCTGAAAGATGCTGCTGCTACAGCAGTATGGGGCTCACGTGGTGCCAATGGTGTCATCAAGATTACCACCAAGCGTGGTAGTCGTGGTAAACCTCGCATCAACTTCTCATATAAGTTCACTGGTGCTTGGCAGCCAGATGGCTACAAGCTTCTCAACGGTGATGAATACACCATGCTGATGAAGGAGGAGTTCTATAACCCGACACAGCGCTCTGACCGTACCACAAACATAGCCGAGCTGAACTATGACAAGAGCTGGGCTGAGTTTGAGAACTGGAATAACAACACCGATTGGGTGGATGCAGTGAAGCAGTTTGGTGCCATGCACGACTTCAGTGTAAACCTAACTGGTGGTGGACAGAAAGCAACGTTCCGCATCTCTGCCGGCTATAAGCACCAGACAGGTTCTATCATCAAGCAGAAGTTCCAGCAGTTCACCACTCGTATGGCTCTCGACTACAACGTGAGTGACCGCATACGTTTCATAACAAACTTCGCCCTTACCTATACAAATAACGACAAGAACTTGGAAGGTAAGGCCAACGGAACAACCTATGAGAGCCTGCTCTCAGTAGCGCAGAAACTGGCTCCAAACATGAGTATATATCGTCAGGATGCCAACGGCAACGATACGGAAGAGTACTATCTGATGAATCCTGTTAAGTCGGATCCTGCAACAAAGAGCTATTACACACCTTATGACGGTGCCTATTCTTCTTACGACCTGCGTGATGTGCGTTCAATGGGTAACCCTATCGCTATTGCTAACGAGGCATGGATCAAGGACCGTACCTACCGCCTGACACCAGACTTCACCATCAAATATGAGATTCTTGGTATTGAGGCCGAGAAGAGCCGTCTGACCTTCAACGGACGTGTGGACTTCGACGTGTTTGCAGAGAGTAAGCCTATATATATTCCTGCTTCTATCAATACTAATGACTGGAATGCTGCTAACTATAACTACTCACAGGGCTATGAATACAATAGCATGAAGATTGGTGCTCGTGCAGAGTTTGTGTTCAGACCTTATTTCCGCAATGAAGACTGGAGCGCTCAGGCTCTGCTTCGCTACGAGATGAACACAAGGACCAACCGTAACCAGACGGTGCACATGAGCCATCTGCCAAACGATATTACCTCGCCGACAGTGAATGCTTATGTTGGTACAGCTCCTGGAAGTGGTAACGGCAAGAGCAACGACCAGAACATACTGTTCAATAGCCACGTAGCCTACAAGGACGGTCGTTATAACCTCGGCTTTTCACTACGTGCTGATGGTAACTCGAAGTTCGGCCCGAAGAACAAGTGGGCTTACTTCCCAGGCCTTTCTGCCCGATATAACATCAGTGAAGAGCCCTTCATGAAGTGGACGAGAAAGTATGTGTCAATGCTCGGATTACGTGCATCATGGGGTATCGTGGGTAAGGCACCGGACAGCGACTATCTGTTCTACAACACCTATAATACCAGCGCTGGTACCTACGGAAAGACCTCCAACACGTCAGTCAGCTATGCTACACTCGACGGCTTTAAGCTCGATGACCTGCGTTGGGAGAAGACCAACTCATATAACCTCGGTTTCAACCTTGGCTTCCTCGATGGTCGTTACGAGATTGATTTCGACTATTATTATAAGGATACGCGCGACTTGCTGATGAAGAATGTCTCTGTTCCCTCGTTCACAGGCTTCTCTAACTTTGCATACTCTAATGTTGGTCGAATGACTAACCAGGGATGGGAGCTCAATTTCAATGCGAAGAAGTTCGTGAAGATTGGCAAGTTCTCAGCTGACTTCGGTTTCAACATCGCTCAGAACGAGAACCTGCTGAAGGAAATGGACGAGACTGTGCTCCAGAGCATCAACGGTACAAGTTGGGATGCTACGAAGCGTGGCACCTATCCAGTCCGTGTGCAGATCAATAACTCACTTGGCTCTATATATGGTTTCCGCTACAAAGGTGTTTATCAGTACACCTATGAGTATCTGCAGAACTACCGTGATGAGAACAAACTCACCACAGAGCAGTATCGTGACTGGATAAACAATTTCCTCGCAGGAACTCTGCCTGATGAGTGGTATGCTGCCCGCGGAATTCAGAAGCATCCTGTCACAGCACCTGTCGTTCAGGATGCTAATGGCAATGTGGTTATGAACAACGTTGGTGATCCACAGCACGTTGTCTATAACTATCAGAATGGTTCGTCAACCTATACCTTCCAAGGAGGTGATGCCATTTATGAGGATATCAATGGTGATGGACAGATCAACGCACTCGATATTGTCTATCTCGGCAACTCACTGCCAAAGGTAAACGGTGGTTTCAACCTCACACTGCGCTATGGTAACTGGAGCATCAAAGGACGTTTCAACTACCGCTTCGGTAACAAGGTTGTAAATCTTGCACGTATGAATCTGGAGAATATGTACACAACCAACAACCAGAGTGCTACGGTGAATTACCGCTGGCGTAAGGATGGTGACGGATATGATTCACCTATGCCACGTGCTATGTATAACGCTGCCTACAACTGGATGAACTCAGACCGTTATGTGGAAGACGGCGGCTTCGTGCGCTTCCAGAACTTGCAGATAGCCTATAACTTCCCAAAGAAGATGGTGAAGGAATGGGGACTTAACAACCTACAGGCTTATGCTTCTATCAACAACCTCTATGTGTGGACCAAGTATAGTGGAGTTGACCCAGAGGTGTCAGCATCAGGCTATAATCCTGCTCTCGACAACTCAAGAACGCCACGCTCTAAGCAGTTCACATTTACACTTAACGTGGGATTCTAA
- a CDS encoding fasciclin domain-containing protein codes for MKYSVRNAFNHIVTMGLVVVGLFATTACNPEPDESDLYTSTGKTTLDFIKEDPNLSSFLYIMERVGLDKNLAAYGQYTCFIPNNQAVATYINDLYNDDKATVPHNGMTENSLQGLTDSLCNDIAKYHLAIGLYPTLNINPTIPMMLGRSINTETTSDAEGRVTINHVAGMQAGAVIVDGDHEMINGIVHLIDNVIPRNTKVLPEELRRYPQFSLFLEALNLTGLSEKLRNSKKNVEYPKSSDWKHTDTNGSNLFAPEECRVAYTIFAETNDVFAAEGINNINDLIAKTHDWYGNADTWYTYPVDKGITISTGDDYTNPFNTLNMFIAYHILYAGMPESELVYEWISQTANPYWNYVNGGEPYDYYETMLPNTLMKIWQPNGYKKDDTAERRALYINRYQTLNTLTNEVGTQGSDGFHVLMNEGVRINRTVDKNNVPTNIQAYNGYIHSIRSILLYDKDVPQGVLHERMRFDSTTFLPEFINNEFRMANSTTVSGWNGGGSGARIAFPLNYFDGVVSYTSNNEFRYNVVGAYNAWQSNTFQGWGKYDLAIKMPPLPENTYEFRIFYTPMGHGGMMQFYMGSSKELGSMMSLDIPLDVRVPITDPRIGWTNFLNDDDLGLATDAALRTRGYMRGLYSYADHAEKGDCNFAKGDVKNDRNQRYTTTGNNSLRRILGRMKIKQSDERWLRIKSVITDEQDLKWQLDYVEFVPIDVVDNQSYTEDWF; via the coding sequence ATGAAATACAGCGTTCGAAATGCTTTTAATCATATCGTCACAATGGGACTTGTGGTTGTAGGACTGTTTGCTACAACAGCCTGCAACCCTGAGCCCGACGAGTCGGATCTCTATACATCAACGGGAAAAACAACCCTTGACTTTATCAAAGAAGATCCAAACCTCTCCTCGTTCCTTTATATCATGGAGCGTGTAGGACTGGACAAGAACCTCGCTGCCTACGGACAGTACACCTGTTTCATCCCGAACAATCAGGCAGTGGCAACTTATATCAATGACCTGTATAATGATGACAAGGCAACAGTTCCACACAACGGCATGACTGAGAACTCGCTGCAGGGATTGACTGACAGCCTTTGCAATGATATTGCAAAATATCATCTTGCCATAGGTCTTTATCCTACACTGAACATCAACCCGACTATCCCGATGATGCTTGGCCGTAGTATCAATACTGAGACTACGAGCGATGCCGAGGGTCGCGTGACTATCAACCATGTGGCAGGTATGCAGGCTGGAGCAGTTATCGTTGATGGCGACCACGAGATGATCAATGGTATCGTCCATCTGATTGATAATGTTATTCCACGTAATACCAAGGTGCTGCCAGAAGAATTGCGCCGTTATCCACAGTTCAGCCTCTTCCTCGAAGCTCTGAACCTCACAGGTCTCAGCGAGAAGCTGCGTAATAGCAAGAAGAATGTAGAGTATCCGAAGTCAAGTGACTGGAAGCACACTGATACAAATGGTTCCAACCTGTTTGCACCAGAAGAGTGCCGTGTGGCATATACTATCTTTGCTGAGACAAACGATGTGTTTGCTGCAGAAGGCATCAACAATATTAATGATCTGATTGCAAAGACACATGATTGGTATGGTAATGCTGATACTTGGTACACCTATCCTGTAGATAAGGGTATCACCATCAGCACAGGCGATGACTATACTAATCCATTCAATACGCTCAACATGTTCATTGCTTACCACATACTATATGCAGGTATGCCGGAGTCAGAGTTGGTATATGAGTGGATTTCGCAGACGGCTAATCCTTATTGGAACTATGTCAATGGTGGTGAGCCTTATGACTATTACGAGACCATGCTTCCAAATACACTGATGAAGATTTGGCAGCCGAATGGATACAAGAAGGATGATACAGCAGAGCGAAGAGCACTCTACATCAACCGCTATCAGACCTTGAACACGTTGACAAACGAAGTGGGTACACAGGGTAGTGATGGCTTCCATGTACTGATGAATGAGGGCGTGCGCATCAACAGAACAGTTGACAAAAACAATGTGCCAACGAACATACAGGCTTACAACGGCTATATCCACAGTATAAGGAGCATCTTGCTCTATGATAAGGATGTGCCCCAAGGTGTTCTTCACGAGCGCATGCGCTTTGACTCAACGACATTCTTGCCAGAGTTCATAAACAATGAGTTCAGAATGGCTAACTCAACAACCGTAAGTGGATGGAACGGTGGTGGCAGCGGTGCACGTATCGCTTTCCCATTGAACTATTTCGACGGCGTGGTCAGCTACACTTCTAACAATGAGTTCCGCTACAATGTGGTTGGTGCTTACAATGCTTGGCAGAGTAACACCTTCCAGGGATGGGGTAAATACGATTTGGCTATAAAAATGCCACCGTTGCCGGAGAATACATATGAGTTCCGTATTTTCTATACTCCTATGGGACATGGTGGTATGATGCAGTTCTACATGGGTAGTTCTAAGGAACTTGGCTCTATGATGTCGCTTGACATACCTCTTGATGTGCGTGTTCCAATAACAGATCCACGTATTGGATGGACCAACTTCTTGAATGATGATGACCTCGGTCTGGCTACAGATGCTGCTCTGCGTACTCGCGGATATATGCGTGGACTCTATAGCTATGCTGACCACGCAGAGAAGGGTGATTGTAACTTTGCAAAGGGTGATGTAAAGAATGACCGTAATCAGCGTTACACAACAACAGGTAATAATAGCCTACGTCGAATTCTTGGTCGAATGAAAATCAAGCAGAGCGACGAACGCTGGCTGCGCATCAAGAGCGTAATCACTGATGAACAAGACCTAAAGTGGCAGCTTGACTACGTTGAGTTTGTTCCTATCGATGTGGTAGATAACCAGAGCTACACGGAAGACTGGTTCTAA
- a CDS encoding fasciclin domain-containing protein — protein sequence MKKTLFCVSLALAGLMSSCVDKYEEVDADSQPSWLGGSIYAELENPKNLTGTFKTYLRLVDDLGYAETLNRTGSKTIFPANDEAFSRFFQKNDWGVSSYEELTEAQKKLLLYSSMLDNALLISLLPNVSNGTNTPMKGQALKHPTNISTTDSIQFEKNLPGNNTYWDQFRQNGIHVVSDNTTPMMVHLLREYMIYNGISTVGENSDFEIITGTPFTNGTAYIFNNKILKSDVTCQNGYIQQMENVLLPPGNMAQVIRKNNETKLISRMLDYFSAPYYDATTTKAYNDWAQQYNRPKIDSIYQWRYLSNRSQGGEKLGAAPAHMGGTLVSGSELLDYDPGWNGYYPKTANASANIDYAIMDMGAFFVPTDEAVKKYFLPGGNGAYLIDIYGTGTTGLPNTEENLERHIDSIAVKNKAVIASFLKNLMKDRFSNTVPSKFETIINDAGENFGMTTSKIHRKDGKYDISIANNGAVYVIDELLAPDEYQAVLAPTSVYPDMRVMGWAVQDGIKTGDYLGVDFKYYLLAMSANYAFFVPEDRAFGFYYLDPATLGHLSSDNKTPRPDVLYFHYEPDSKVSPLLKCERYYYNVTTGEIEGAARPVTISEVKTQLVDILNYHTLVLNSGELIGKNHFYKTKHGGAIYVDGHKLNGRVMGEWQKNGKLFGRDITSDVKFKTPEITEIFDQKNGKTYRLDRVVQPPVESVYSVLKSNTNLSEFLKACEAFGNEPLLKWANISPEESKDANGNKLGYSEQDAYIIFTNKYVYPDPATLKNTTINQACPDYNVKMFKTYNYTLFAPDNTAMTEAYANGLPNWVDVQALWTKYGNNTKAYSVLVDSLNNGHLSPDERTAYLAELADRNEAKRLIGLIRDFVKYHFMVESVFADENVEPSSHSLSLCTDAIGAAKELSISGGAGKLNVKDATKTLTIDANDSGKVVNKMCRDYWYNTNRTKATSIETSSFCTVHQISRPLCANSDGRFD from the coding sequence ATGAAAAAAACCTTATTCTGTGTCTCTCTTGCCTTAGCAGGATTGATGTCCTCATGCGTAGATAAATACGAAGAGGTCGATGCGGATAGCCAGCCTTCGTGGCTCGGAGGAAGCATCTATGCGGAACTGGAGAATCCTAAAAACTTAACGGGAACATTCAAGACCTACCTGCGTCTCGTTGATGATCTTGGCTATGCTGAGACCCTCAACCGCACTGGTTCGAAGACCATCTTCCCTGCTAATGATGAAGCTTTCTCACGGTTCTTCCAGAAAAATGATTGGGGAGTCAGTAGCTATGAAGAGCTTACTGAAGCCCAGAAGAAGCTGTTGCTCTATTCCTCTATGCTTGACAATGCGCTGCTAATCAGCCTGTTGCCAAACGTGAGTAACGGTACCAACACCCCGATGAAGGGACAGGCTCTGAAACATCCCACAAACATCAGTACGACGGACTCCATTCAGTTCGAGAAGAATCTCCCTGGTAACAACACTTATTGGGATCAGTTCCGTCAGAACGGTATCCATGTTGTGAGTGACAATACCACACCTATGATGGTGCACCTGCTCCGTGAATACATGATCTACAACGGTATAAGCACCGTTGGAGAGAACAGTGACTTCGAAATAATCACCGGCACTCCGTTTACAAACGGTACCGCTTATATCTTCAATAACAAGATTCTGAAGAGCGATGTAACCTGTCAGAATGGCTATATTCAGCAGATGGAAAACGTGCTGTTGCCTCCTGGTAATATGGCGCAAGTGATACGTAAGAACAATGAGACAAAGCTCATTAGCCGTATGCTCGACTATTTCTCAGCTCCTTACTATGATGCAACGACTACCAAGGCTTATAATGACTGGGCACAGCAGTATAACCGTCCGAAGATTGACTCTATCTATCAGTGGCGCTATCTGAGCAACCGTTCACAGGGCGGTGAGAAACTCGGAGCAGCTCCTGCGCATATGGGCGGAACCCTCGTTTCGGGATCTGAACTCCTTGACTACGACCCAGGTTGGAACGGCTACTATCCAAAGACTGCCAATGCTTCAGCCAATATTGACTATGCAATCATGGATATGGGTGCTTTCTTCGTTCCTACAGATGAGGCTGTGAAGAAATACTTCCTCCCTGGCGGCAACGGCGCCTACCTTATTGATATTTATGGTACAGGCACAACAGGTCTTCCTAATACTGAGGAGAATCTCGAGCGTCATATTGACTCTATAGCAGTAAAGAACAAGGCTGTCATCGCTTCGTTCCTGAAGAACCTGATGAAAGACCGCTTCTCTAACACCGTGCCAAGCAAGTTTGAGACCATCATCAATGATGCCGGTGAGAACTTCGGTATGACTACAAGCAAGATACATCGTAAGGATGGCAAGTATGACATATCAATAGCCAATAACGGTGCTGTATATGTCATCGATGAATTGCTCGCTCCAGACGAATATCAGGCAGTGCTCGCTCCTACGTCTGTTTATCCCGACATGAGAGTGATGGGATGGGCAGTGCAGGATGGTATAAAGACTGGCGACTATCTCGGCGTGGACTTTAAGTACTACCTTCTCGCCATGAGCGCCAACTATGCATTCTTCGTTCCTGAAGACCGGGCGTTCGGTTTCTACTATCTTGATCCTGCGACACTCGGCCATTTGAGCTCTGACAACAAAACTCCACGTCCCGACGTGCTCTATTTCCACTATGAGCCAGATTCCAAGGTTTCACCTCTGCTTAAATGCGAACGTTATTATTATAATGTGACAACAGGCGAGATAGAAGGTGCAGCCCGTCCCGTGACGATTTCTGAGGTGAAGACGCAGTTGGTGGATATTCTGAACTACCACACGTTGGTGCTCAACAGCGGTGAACTCATAGGAAAGAACCACTTCTACAAGACCAAGCACGGTGGCGCTATCTATGTTGATGGACATAAACTCAACGGACGCGTGATGGGTGAATGGCAGAAGAACGGCAAACTTTTTGGCCGCGATATTACGAGTGATGTGAAATTTAAGACTCCGGAGATTACTGAGATCTTTGACCAAAAGAATGGTAAGACCTATCGCCTTGACCGCGTGGTACAGCCACCTGTGGAGAGCGTCTATAGCGTGCTTAAGTCAAACACTAACCTCAGCGAGTTCCTTAAGGCTTGTGAGGCATTCGGAAACGAGCCGTTGCTGAAATGGGCAAACATCAGTCCGGAAGAGTCGAAAGATGCCAACGGAAACAAGCTTGGCTACAGCGAGCAGGATGCTTATATCATATTTACTAATAAGTATGTCTATCCAGACCCCGCGACTTTGAAGAATACAACCATCAATCAGGCTTGTCCTGACTATAATGTCAAGATGTTCAAGACCTATAACTATACACTTTTTGCCCCTGACAATACCGCTATGACTGAGGCTTACGCCAACGGATTGCCTAACTGGGTGGATGTTCAGGCTCTTTGGACAAAGTATGGAAATAACACTAAGGCTTACAGCGTGTTGGTTGACTCACTGAATAATGGTCACCTTTCTCCTGACGAGCGTACGGCCTATCTTGCAGAACTGGCTGATAGAAATGAGGCTAAGCGACTTATTGGCTTGATTCGCGACTTTGTGAAGTATCACTTCATGGTAGAGTCGGTCTTTGCTGACGAAAACGTTGAGCCGAGCAGCCACTCACTGTCTCTCTGCACTGATGCCATTGGTGCAGCCAAGGAACTATCCATCTCTGGAGGTGCAGGAAAACTAAATGTGAAAGATGCTACAAAGACACTTACCATTGATGCCAATGACAGTGGTAAGGTGGTGAACAAGATGTGCCGTGACTATTGGTATAACACAAACAGAACGAAGGCAACATCTATTGAGACTTCATCGTTCTGTACGGTACACCAGATTTCAAGACCTCTCTGTGCTAACAGCGATGGACGTTTCGACTAA
- a CDS encoding RagB/SusD family nutrient uptake outer membrane protein: MKKYILMTIASMMLVSCVDTIILPDDKTVDEDFWQTKEDVASMVNAAYAAVNSEDVFTRLIIWGEYRSDELVQTTNPTGTIPDALAEITSVNIQTTNMYATWAAFYNIINRCNIVLDRAAGVMEVDPNYTEGDYNADRSQMLALRSLCYFYLVRAFRDVPYVSKSYMESSQNMALSQSSPEEVLQHCIDDLIQAKTGALSAKGYTVRNWQRVGFITADAINAILADIYLWRASVKHSAADYQACIDACDEVIASKQSQHIVSSSELTTKLYPLADATAFFRDVFVSQNAEESIFELQSTNNAGLCKYLYKYANNNSAEGFLMPGTIFSKQSTSMQNLNGNVFGQKDLRYYGSCYFKGNDVQSVRKMVAQNGVNSEAKQERDANRTFANFDQNFIFYRLSDVMLMRAEALVQLGSTAGDDYMRKAFNMVQAVHARALLDPATDSLKWSTFSGKSQSEMEQLVMEERQRELCFEGKRWYDLLRFNYRHVEGVEYNKILADIIDANGNSTATANYGNMLDLMVRSEGINGSSIKAKMRNEAYLYWPIPDADVNVCATLKQNPVYKKNNDFEKTY; encoded by the coding sequence ATGAAGAAGTATATTTTAATGACGATAGCCAGCATGATGCTTGTCTCCTGTGTGGACACCATCATCCTGCCCGATGATAAAACCGTCGATGAGGACTTCTGGCAGACAAAGGAAGATGTAGCTTCGATGGTTAATGCGGCTTATGCTGCGGTGAACTCGGAAGATGTCTTCACCCGACTGATCATCTGGGGCGAGTACCGTTCTGATGAACTGGTGCAGACCACCAATCCAACTGGTACCATACCCGATGCACTCGCAGAGATTACATCGGTCAATATTCAGACCACCAACATGTATGCCACATGGGCTGCCTTCTATAACATTATCAACCGCTGTAACATTGTTCTTGACAGAGCAGCAGGTGTGATGGAGGTGGATCCTAACTACACGGAAGGTGACTATAATGCTGACCGCTCACAGATGTTGGCACTGCGCTCACTCTGTTATTTCTATCTGGTGCGCGCTTTCCGCGATGTGCCCTATGTTAGCAAGAGTTACATGGAGAGCAGCCAGAACATGGCACTGTCGCAGTCATCTCCAGAAGAGGTGCTCCAGCATTGTATTGATGACCTTATTCAGGCAAAGACTGGTGCCCTCTCAGCCAAAGGCTATACTGTCAGAAACTGGCAACGTGTAGGCTTTATAACTGCTGATGCCATCAATGCCATCTTGGCAGACATCTATCTGTGGCGTGCTTCAGTGAAGCATAGCGCAGCTGACTATCAGGCATGCATTGATGCATGTGATGAGGTCATTGCCTCTAAGCAGTCACAGCACATCGTAAGTAGCAGCGAGCTGACTACTAAGTTGTATCCTTTGGCTGACGCAACAGCATTCTTCCGTGACGTGTTTGTCAGTCAGAATGCTGAAGAGAGCATCTTTGAGCTGCAGAGCACCAACAATGCCGGACTGTGCAAGTATCTGTATAAGTATGCCAACAACAACTCTGCTGAAGGCTTCTTGATGCCAGGCACTATTTTCTCCAAGCAGTCTACTTCCATGCAGAACCTTAATGGCAACGTGTTTGGACAGAAAGACCTGAGATACTATGGCAGTTGCTATTTCAAAGGCAACGATGTCCAGTCTGTAAGAAAAATGGTGGCACAGAATGGTGTGAACTCAGAAGCTAAGCAAGAGCGTGATGCAAACCGCACCTTTGCCAACTTCGACCAGAACTTTATCTTCTATCGCTTGTCTGATGTGATGCTGATGCGTGCCGAGGCACTTGTACAGTTGGGTAGCACAGCAGGCGATGACTATATGCGTAAAGCATTCAATATGGTACAGGCAGTTCATGCACGTGCACTGCTCGACCCGGCTACGGACTCCTTGAAGTGGTCAACGTTCAGTGGCAAGAGTCAGAGCGAGATGGAACAGCTGGTCATGGAAGAGCGTCAGCGCGAGCTGTGCTTCGAAGGTAAGCGCTGGTATGACCTGCTTCGCTTTAACTACCGCCATGTAGAAGGTGTGGAATACAATAAGATTCTTGCAGATATCATCGATGCCAATGGTAACTCTACGGCTACCGCCAACTATGGTAATATGCTCGACCTGATGGTGCGCTCAGAAGGTATCAACGGCTCAAGCATCAAGGCAAAGATGCGCAATGAGGCTTATCTCTATTGGCCTATTCCTGATGCTGATGTCAACGTATGCGCTACGTTGAAGCAGAATCCGGTGTACAAGAAGAATAATGACTTTGAAAAAACCTATTAA